The following proteins come from a genomic window of Paenibacillus spongiae:
- a CDS encoding alpha/beta hydrolase: MALINCDFYSEALGLSTSMTVILPQQSYSQIGMESKVFDRKHPTLYLLHGLSDDHTIWLRRTSIERYVAALGIAVVMPAVHRSFYADMKSGYNYWTFVSEELPTIARSFFPLSDLKEDNFVAGLSMGGYGAFKVALSHPDRYQAAASLSGSMDIASVADRFPDDFARAFGTREEAVGSRNDLFQLASDLSASSKQAPQLYQCCGTEDFLYDANLNFRDHAQQLGLPLTYEEEPGNHDWGYWDTKIQRVLEWLPLRQE, encoded by the coding sequence CTGTCATACTTCCTCAGCAATCCTACTCGCAAATCGGCATGGAGTCGAAGGTCTTTGACCGGAAGCATCCTACGCTCTATCTGCTGCATGGCTTGTCCGATGACCACACGATCTGGCTGCGCCGTACATCGATCGAACGCTATGTCGCTGCTCTCGGCATAGCTGTTGTTATGCCGGCTGTACATAGAAGTTTCTATGCGGATATGAAGAGCGGATACAATTACTGGACCTTCGTCAGTGAAGAGCTGCCTACGATCGCCAGATCCTTCTTCCCATTATCCGATCTGAAGGAGGATAATTTCGTCGCAGGTCTCTCCATGGGCGGGTATGGCGCCTTCAAAGTTGCTTTAAGCCACCCGGATCGTTACCAGGCAGCAGCGAGCTTATCCGGTTCAATGGATATCGCTAGTGTTGCGGACCGGTTTCCCGATGACTTTGCACGGGCATTCGGCACCCGAGAGGAAGCCGTGGGCAGCCGTAATGACCTCTTCCAGCTGGCGTCCGATCTGTCGGCTAGCAGCAAGCAGGCGCCCCAGCTCTACCAATGCTGTGGAACGGAGGATTTTCTATATGATGCCAATCTCAATTTCCGCGATCACGCCCAGCAGCTGGGGCTGCCTTTGACCTACGAGGAGGAACCGGGCAATCACGACTGGGGATATTGGGATACGAAGATTCAACGCGTGCTGGAATGGCTTCCGCTGCGACAAGAATAG
- a CDS encoding beta-propeller fold lactonase family protein, which produces MPVLDSGLLFNRKMRRTAKLSISVMNMGWQQASADIEVYTLERTPGGSDVGYGSLTAQAYMNVLLQRMGREQSVYVYEVDTNELDRYGVRIVIHGLGSGDVIASVTEYDDRDEPAQQYMLQMMPSRNEEQLLAYVASHTQHTITVFQTGTNTRAATITLPNGSSPRVLAAAPNGSRIYVSCPGDKSVKVISASSHRVIADIPFPPSCVPYALALSADGKKLYVTTLLDDSLHVIDTVTNTIIQAIPLPVSSDPSAAAMSPYGLHLYIALTNTGKIMVLDTVTDSISAIVGLPYGSKPSSVALSPDGKDMYVADLNDSRIYVMSAQDQSLHSTISLEFGCKPQAVAISPDGALAYVVDGESNGVAVINTARNEILTTIELPAGSTASSMAFTPDGKKLYVSMLAYGYVAVIDVPSQVPIAILPVGSFPSSIVIAPQLLPTNQAE; this is translated from the coding sequence ATGCCAGTATTAGACTCCGGTCTTCTATTCAATCGGAAAATGCGGCGGACCGCGAAATTATCGATTTCCGTCATGAACATGGGGTGGCAGCAAGCAAGTGCAGACATCGAGGTTTACACATTGGAACGAACACCTGGGGGCTCGGATGTCGGATATGGGAGCTTGACTGCACAAGCGTATATGAACGTTCTGTTGCAGCGGATGGGGAGGGAGCAATCTGTTTATGTATATGAAGTGGATACGAATGAACTGGATCGATATGGCGTACGAATCGTGATTCACGGACTCGGTTCCGGCGATGTCATAGCCTCCGTAACGGAATATGACGACAGAGATGAGCCTGCCCAGCAGTACATGCTCCAGATGATGCCAAGCCGCAATGAAGAGCAGCTGCTCGCCTATGTGGCCAGTCATACCCAGCATACTATTACCGTCTTTCAAACCGGTACGAATACGCGTGCAGCTACCATTACGCTCCCCAACGGCAGCAGTCCGCGCGTGCTGGCTGCCGCTCCGAATGGTTCACGCATCTATGTGTCCTGTCCGGGCGACAAATCCGTGAAAGTTATATCGGCATCATCGCATCGCGTCATTGCGGATATTCCGTTTCCTCCGAGCTGCGTGCCATATGCCCTCGCTCTATCAGCAGACGGAAAGAAGCTGTATGTGACGACACTGCTGGATGATTCCCTTCACGTTATCGATACCGTGACGAACACCATCATTCAGGCGATACCTCTCCCTGTTTCCAGCGATCCCTCCGCGGCAGCCATGTCCCCGTACGGTCTTCATCTTTATATCGCTTTGACGAATACAGGCAAGATTATGGTTTTGGACACAGTAACGGATTCAATATCAGCGATTGTCGGACTTCCTTACGGCAGCAAGCCTTCTTCGGTAGCCTTATCCCCTGATGGTAAGGATATGTACGTTGCGGACCTGAATGATAGTCGTATCTATGTCATGTCTGCGCAGGATCAGTCCTTACATTCAACTATTTCACTTGAATTCGGCTGCAAACCGCAAGCGGTCGCCATATCGCCGGATGGCGCCTTGGCCTATGTTGTGGACGGGGAAAGCAATGGGGTTGCGGTTATAAATACCGCAAGAAACGAAATCTTAACGACGATTGAACTTCCGGCTGGCAGTACGGCCAGCAGCATGGCCTTCACACCAGACGGTAAGAAGTTGTACGTATCCATGCTTGCCTACGGTTACGTGGCCGTAATCGACGTCCCTAGTCAGGTACCCATTGCAATCCTGCCTGTGGGCAGCTTCCCGTCTTCCATTGTCATTGCGCCGCAGTTGCTGCCCACGAACCAAGCCGAGTGA
- a CDS encoding DUF4129 domain-containing protein codes for MKQLRAGLRVTLQGLIELLLYFPIILVIAGFVLEDESISWYWLIALPLGYPVGYYLNLPISFRHPFPVVLLSLIGGALYGIGVFELSRVGILASLAAAFGLFRGGRMISMTWQERIGINRYSYGLLFYFLVSAIFLRLERFEDYSWVLLAGGATTLLLFFFLANRSMVGEETLSGDQEPVLETTVRRHNRLLVVIIAGLTVFIVLAMQLQSLLSAAWGIIVSWINRLLSGERGSDVPEKIADQPMQPPELPKGGEPSPIWDVLTYVFVVVISVLLIWLLIRIMKYVPGWLKLLRDSIARIFGRKRISRSQGYVDEVESIWKPGRLLEWFRGSPRQPRIKWKDLPDNESRMRFLYRQWLGQRVKAGYAYKPQLTPVETGLELSELSRAEDNEATRQLVNQYGTVRYGKKPISDAELERLLAATTLKIKHHQKRK; via the coding sequence ATGAAACAGCTGCGTGCGGGTTTGCGCGTTACTTTGCAAGGCTTGATTGAGCTTCTGCTTTATTTTCCGATTATATTGGTTATTGCGGGTTTCGTACTTGAAGATGAATCTATTAGCTGGTATTGGCTCATTGCCCTGCCGTTAGGCTATCCGGTCGGATATTACTTGAACCTCCCCATCTCGTTCCGGCATCCGTTCCCGGTTGTTCTCTTGTCCTTGATCGGTGGAGCATTGTACGGAATTGGTGTATTTGAACTGTCGCGGGTCGGAATACTCGCATCCTTAGCGGCTGCTTTCGGCTTGTTTCGAGGCGGGAGGATGATCTCGATGACGTGGCAGGAACGGATCGGGATCAACCGTTATTCGTACGGTTTGCTGTTTTATTTTCTGGTGTCGGCCATATTTTTGCGTTTAGAACGCTTCGAGGACTATTCTTGGGTGCTTCTTGCAGGAGGGGCCACCACGCTCTTGCTCTTCTTTTTCTTAGCGAATCGGTCGATGGTTGGGGAAGAAACGCTGTCCGGCGATCAAGAGCCCGTGTTGGAAACGACGGTAAGACGTCACAATAGGCTTTTGGTCGTTATTATAGCAGGCTTGACGGTTTTCATTGTTCTTGCGATGCAGCTTCAATCGTTATTAAGTGCTGCATGGGGCATAATTGTCTCCTGGATCAATCGATTGCTTAGCGGTGAACGCGGTAGTGACGTGCCTGAGAAGATTGCTGATCAGCCGATGCAGCCTCCCGAGCTGCCGAAAGGGGGAGAGCCTTCTCCCATATGGGATGTTCTTACTTATGTATTTGTAGTTGTCATATCCGTCTTGCTGATCTGGCTGCTCATACGAATAATGAAGTATGTACCGGGATGGCTGAAACTGTTAAGGGACAGTATCGCACGGATATTTGGACGGAAGAGGATATCTAGGTCTCAAGGCTATGTGGATGAAGTGGAAAGTATCTGGAAGCCGGGACGATTGCTTGAGTGGTTCCGGGGTTCGCCGCGACAGCCGCGCATCAAGTGGAAGGACCTTCCGGATAACGAGTCCCGTATGCGTTTCCTTTACCGTCAGTGGCTCGGGCAGCGGGTGAAAGCCGGGTATGCATATAAGCCTCAGCTGACTCCAGTCGAAACCGGATTAGAGCTAAGTGAACTGAGCCGTGCAGAAGATAACGAAGCGACCCGGCAGCTTGTGAACCAGTACGGAACGGTTCGATACGGGAAGAAGCCAATTAGCGATGCGGAGCTGGAACGACTGCTGGCGGCGACGACGCTCAAGATCAAGCATCATCAGAAGCGGAAATAA
- a CDS encoding DUF58 domain-containing protein: MGIHWFILSALVVMFLQRWIFKRAGIKRLTYTRTFGTMRCFEGDRIEMIEKVVNRGLLPVPWLRVESQMHTGLKFESEFNFDVSSGQFYQNHKSLFSLMGYKQLTRRHAVLCKQRGCYRLTSASLTYGDLFGLFRAWVNVPLSEELIVYPLPLDRADIQLPSHSWQGDISVRRWIVEDPFFVTGVRDYQPGDTLKGINWNATARAGQIQVHRRDFTADYRLMVVLNVEDHADMWDTVNDTGLIEHGIRYAAGYIQYATDQGLESGFASNGHELDIPGKPIIEPMGSGHEHLMGMLEQMAKLAIVRTMPFDALLAHIGTKLDARCDLVILSAFTSDKISAEIEQLRLNGHGVHWVTISPAEEAA; the protein is encoded by the coding sequence GGTATTAAGAGGCTTACTTATACGCGAACGTTCGGAACCATGCGCTGCTTCGAGGGTGATCGAATCGAGATGATCGAGAAGGTTGTGAACCGGGGATTGCTGCCGGTTCCATGGCTCCGGGTGGAATCGCAGATGCATACGGGCCTCAAGTTTGAAAGCGAGTTTAATTTCGATGTCAGTTCAGGTCAATTCTATCAAAACCACAAGAGCTTATTCAGCTTGATGGGGTACAAACAATTAACGCGCCGGCATGCCGTTCTGTGCAAGCAGCGCGGCTGTTACCGGCTAACGTCGGCATCGCTTACATATGGAGATTTATTCGGATTATTCCGTGCATGGGTTAATGTGCCGCTGAGCGAAGAGCTCATCGTTTATCCGCTGCCGCTGGACCGGGCGGACATTCAGCTGCCATCGCATAGCTGGCAAGGCGATATCTCGGTGCGCCGCTGGATCGTGGAGGACCCGTTCTTCGTGACAGGTGTTCGCGATTATCAGCCCGGTGATACACTCAAGGGCATTAATTGGAACGCCACGGCGCGGGCAGGCCAGATTCAAGTGCATCGAAGGGATTTTACGGCCGATTACAGGCTTATGGTCGTTCTCAATGTCGAGGATCACGCCGATATGTGGGATACCGTCAACGATACCGGTCTAATCGAGCACGGAATCCGTTACGCTGCGGGATATATTCAGTATGCGACGGACCAAGGGCTAGAGAGCGGATTTGCTTCGAATGGCCATGAACTGGATATCCCGGGCAAACCGATTATTGAACCTATGGGGAGCGGCCATGAGCATCTGATGGGGATGCTCGAGCAGATGGCCAAGCTGGCCATTGTGAGGACGATGCCGTTCGACGCGCTGCTGGCCCATATCGGCACCAAGCTTGATGCCCGCTGCGACCTCGTTATTCTGTCTGCTTTCACGAGTGACAAAATATCGGCCGAAATCGAGCAGCTTCGGCTGAATGGACATGGCGTTCATTGGGTGACCATTAGCCCTGCTGAGGAGGCGGCGTGA